From a single Fusobacterium pseudoperiodonticum genomic region:
- the dxs gene encoding 1-deoxy-D-xylulose-5-phosphate synthase has translation MSMELTEKCKEIRKQLIEVVSKNGGHLGPNLGVVELTVCLNEVFNFKEDIVLFDVGHQAYVYKILTDRDDKFHTIRTRGGLSPFLDPSESTYDHFISGHAGTALAAGVGFATANPDKKVVVIVGDASISNGHSLEALNYIGYKKLDNILVIVNDNDMSIGENVGFISKFLKRVISSGKYQNFREDVKTFINKIKANRLKNTLERMERSLKGYVTPFYALESLGFRFFSVSEGNNIEKLLPMLRKTKDLKGPIILLVKTEKGKGYCFAEENKEKFHGIAPFNIETGNTYKSSVSYSEIFGNKILDLAREDTEIYTLSAAMIKGTGLDKFSKEFPDRCIDTGIAEGFAVTFAAGLARSQKKPYVCIYSTFIQRAISQLIHDISIQNLPVRFIIDRSGIVGEDGKTHNGIYDLSFFLTIQNFTVLCPTTAKELEEALELSKDFNSGPLVIRIPRDSVFNIEDDKPLEIGKWKEIKKGSKNLFIATGTMLKIILEIHEELKNRGIDATIVSAASVKPLDENYLLNYIKEYDNIFVLEENYVKNSFATSILEFLNDNGINKLIHRIALDSAIIPHGKRDELLAEERLKGESLIERIEEFIYGRKK, from the coding sequence ATGAGTATGGAGCTTACAGAAAAATGTAAAGAGATTAGAAAGCAATTAATAGAAGTTGTAAGTAAAAATGGAGGACATTTAGGTCCAAATTTAGGAGTTGTAGAGCTTACAGTTTGCCTAAATGAAGTTTTTAATTTTAAAGAAGATATAGTACTTTTTGATGTAGGTCATCAGGCCTATGTTTATAAAATCTTGACTGATAGAGACGATAAATTCCATACTATAAGAACAAGAGGAGGTTTATCACCTTTCTTAGATCCAAGTGAAAGTACATATGACCATTTTATATCAGGACATGCAGGAACAGCTTTAGCCGCAGGAGTTGGTTTTGCTACTGCGAATCCTGATAAAAAAGTTGTAGTTATTGTAGGAGATGCTTCTATTTCAAATGGACATTCTTTAGAGGCTCTGAACTATATAGGCTATAAAAAGTTAGATAATATATTAGTTATAGTAAATGATAATGATATGTCTATAGGTGAAAATGTAGGCTTTATTTCAAAATTTTTAAAGAGAGTAATATCTAGTGGTAAATATCAAAATTTTAGAGAAGATGTAAAAACTTTTATAAATAAAATAAAAGCTAATAGATTAAAAAATACTTTAGAAAGAATGGAAAGATCTTTGAAAGGCTATGTAACTCCTTTCTATGCCTTAGAAAGCTTAGGATTTAGATTTTTTAGTGTTTCTGAAGGAAATAATATAGAAAAGCTTTTACCTATGCTCAGAAAAACAAAAGATTTAAAAGGACCTATAATATTACTAGTAAAAACAGAAAAGGGAAAAGGTTACTGTTTTGCTGAAGAAAACAAAGAAAAGTTTCATGGTATAGCACCTTTTAATATTGAAACTGGAAATACATATAAAAGTTCTGTTTCATACTCAGAGATATTTGGAAATAAAATCTTAGATTTAGCTAGAGAAGATACAGAAATATACACTTTATCAGCAGCAATGATAAAAGGAACAGGTCTTGACAAGTTTTCAAAAGAATTTCCTGATAGATGTATAGATACAGGAATAGCTGAAGGTTTTGCAGTTACTTTTGCTGCGGGACTAGCAAGGTCACAGAAAAAACCATATGTTTGTATCTATTCAACTTTTATTCAAAGAGCTATAAGTCAGCTTATCCATGATATATCTATACAGAATCTCCCTGTGAGATTTATTATAGATAGAAGTGGAATAGTTGGAGAAGATGGAAAAACTCACAATGGAATATATGACTTATCATTTTTCTTAACTATACAGAATTTTACTGTTCTTTGCCCAACTACAGCAAAAGAATTAGAAGAAGCTTTGGAATTATCTAAAGATTTTAATTCTGGACCTTTAGTTATAAGAATACCAAGAGATTCAGTATTTAATATTGAAGATGATAAGCCACTAGAAATTGGAAAATGGAAAGAAATTAAAAAAGGAAGTAAAAATTTATTTATAGCAACAGGAACTATGCTAAAAATAATATTAGAAATACATGAAGAATTAAAAAATAGAGGCATAGATGCAACTATTGTAAGTGCGGCCTCTGTTAAACCTCTTGATGAAAACTATCTATTAAACTATATAAAGGAATACGATAATATTTTTGTTTTGGAAGAAAATTATGTAAAAAATTCTTTTGCAACATCTATTCTTGAATTTTTAAATGACAATGGAATAAATAAATTAATTCATAGAATAGCCTTAGATTCAGCTATAATTCCACATGGAAAAAGAGATGAATTGTTGGCAGAAGAAAGATTAAAGGGAGAAAGTTTAATAGAAAGAATAGAGGAATTTATTTATGGGAGAAAAAAATAA
- a CDS encoding HD domain-containing protein, producing MGEKNNKSKKFIDCLLNFQDVKDLELCDDQGVKVSTHTYDVLNISINKIKEKYVDYEFASQKIDFFAITVGIIIHDISKSSLRRNEENFSHSQMMIKNPEYIKAEVYSVLELIEKESGYKLIDSVKENIAHIVESHHGKWGKVQPETEEANLVYIADMESAKYHRINPIQANDILKYSARGLGLSEIEKKLNCSAAVIKDRIKRAKKELNLRTFSELLDVYKEKGRVPIGDKFFVLRSEETKKLKKYVDKNGFYNLFMKNPLMEYMIDDKIFKKENEIR from the coding sequence ATGGGAGAAAAAAATAATAAATCTAAAAAGTTTATTGATTGTCTTTTAAATTTTCAAGATGTCAAAGACCTTGAATTGTGTGATGACCAGGGAGTAAAAGTATCAACTCATACTTATGATGTGTTAAATATTTCTATAAATAAAATAAAGGAAAAATATGTGGATTATGAGTTTGCTTCACAAAAAATAGATTTCTTTGCTATAACTGTAGGAATAATAATACATGATATAAGTAAGTCTAGTTTGAGGAGGAATGAAGAAAATTTTTCACATTCTCAAATGATGATAAAAAATCCTGAGTACATCAAAGCTGAAGTTTACTCTGTATTAGAATTAATAGAAAAAGAATCAGGTTATAAACTGATTGATAGTGTTAAAGAAAATATTGCCCATATAGTGGAATCACACCATGGTAAATGGGGTAAGGTACAACCTGAAACAGAAGAAGCAAATTTGGTCTATATAGCAGATATGGAGTCAGCAAAATATCATAGAATAAATCCTATTCAAGCAAATGATATTTTAAAATACTCAGCAAGAGGTCTTGGACTCAGTGAGATTGAGAAGAAATTAAATTGCTCAGCTGCAGTTATAAAGGACAGAATAAAGAGAGCAAAAAAAGAATTAAATTTAAGGACTTTTAGTGAACTGTTAGATGTCTACAAAGAAAAAGGGAGAGTTCCAATAGGAGACAAGTTTTTTGTGTTAAGATCTGAAGAAACTAAAAAACTAAAGAAGTATGTTGATAAAAATGGTTTTTATAACTTATTTATGAAAAATCCCTTAATGGAGTATATGATAGATGACAAAATTTTTAAAAAAGAAAATGAGATTAGATGA
- a CDS encoding TlyA family RNA methyltransferase, with translation MTKFLKKKMRLDEYLCENEYFEDLEVAKKQIMAGNVIINEQKMDKPGIMISLDKIKTVRIKEKNIPYVSRGGLKLKKVIDVFDLNFKDKIVLDIGASTGGFTDCSLQNGAKLVYAVDVGTNQLDWKLRNHNQVVSIENKHINDLEKSEIKDEIDIIVMDISFISIKKVLYKIKEFLSENSYAVFLIKPQFEAEKEYIDKGIVKDLEIHKKVITDIIEDAKNYDLFLENLTISPIKGTKGNTEYLAKFSKKNIFSDKEIENMINNNIREEK, from the coding sequence ATGACAAAATTTTTAAAAAAGAAAATGAGATTAGATGAATATCTATGTGAAAACGAATATTTTGAAGATTTAGAAGTAGCTAAAAAGCAGATTATGGCAGGTAATGTTATAATAAATGAACAAAAAATGGATAAGCCTGGAATTATGATATCTTTAGATAAAATAAAGACAGTCAGAATAAAAGAAAAAAATATCCCCTATGTAAGTAGAGGAGGATTAAAATTAAAGAAAGTAATAGACGTTTTTGACTTAAATTTTAAAGATAAGATAGTTTTAGATATTGGAGCTTCGACAGGAGGCTTTACAGATTGTTCCTTGCAAAATGGAGCAAAATTAGTTTATGCTGTAGATGTAGGAACAAATCAACTTGATTGGAAATTGAGAAATCATAATCAAGTAGTGAGTATTGAAAATAAACATATAAATGATTTGGAAAAAAGTGAAATTAAAGATGAAATAGATATTATAGTAATGGATATTTCATTTATTTCAATAAAAAAAGTTCTATATAAAATAAAAGAATTTTTATCTGAAAATAGCTATGCTGTCTTTTTAATAAAGCCACAGTTTGAAGCAGAAAAAGAATATATAGATAAGGGAATAGTTAAAGATTTAGAAATTCATAAAAAAGTAATTACAGATATAATTGAAGATGCCAAGAATTATGATTTATTTTTAGAAAACTTAACTATTTCTCCTATAAAGGGAACTAAAGGAAATACAGAATATTTAGCTAAATTTTCTAAAAAGAATATTTTTTCAGATAAAGAAATAGAAAATATGATTAATAACAATATTAGGGAGGAAAAATAA
- a CDS encoding S41 family peptidase — protein sequence MKVSLRKAAMVLMIAISGLSFSDDDRTGFLSNMRELKEISDIMDVIQDSYVENANAHKNKEEKNKKTPQAAQKSTKVTKKSLMQGALKGMLESLDDPHSVYFTREELRSFQEDIKGKYVGVGMVIQKKVGEPLTVVSPIEDGPAYKAGIKPKDQIVEIDGESTYNLTSEEASKRLKGKANTSVKVKVYREANKLTKVFELKRETIELKYVKSKMLEGGIGYLRLTQFGDNVYPDMKKALEGLQAKGMKALILDLRSNPGGELGQSIKIASMFIEKGKIVSTRQKKGEETVYSREGKYFGNFPMVVLINGGSASASEIVSGALKDYKRATLIGEKSFGKGSVQTLLPLPDGDGIKITIAKYYTPNGISIDGTGIEPDKKVEDKDYYLISDGTITNIDENQQKENKKEIIKEVKGEKAAKEVDTHKDIQLEAAIKFLNTPTQKNTPSPKK from the coding sequence GTGAAAGTAAGTTTAAGAAAGGCTGCTATGGTTTTAATGATAGCAATTTCAGGGTTATCTTTTTCAGATGATGACAGAACAGGATTTTTATCTAATATGAGAGAGTTAAAAGAAATATCAGATATTATGGATGTTATTCAAGATAGCTATGTTGAAAATGCTAATGCTCATAAAAACAAAGAAGAAAAAAATAAAAAGACTCCACAAGCTGCACAAAAAAGTACAAAAGTAACTAAAAAATCTTTGATGCAAGGAGCTTTAAAAGGAATGTTGGAATCATTAGATGATCCACACTCAGTATATTTTACAAGAGAAGAATTAAGAAGTTTCCAAGAAGATATTAAAGGTAAATATGTTGGTGTAGGAATGGTTATTCAAAAGAAAGTAGGAGAACCTTTAACAGTAGTTTCTCCTATAGAAGACGGACCTGCATATAAAGCTGGAATAAAACCGAAAGACCAAATAGTTGAAATAGATGGAGAATCAACATATAATTTAACTAGTGAAGAAGCTTCAAAAAGATTAAAAGGTAAAGCTAACACTAGTGTTAAAGTGAAGGTTTATAGAGAAGCTAATAAGTTAACAAAAGTTTTTGAATTAAAAAGAGAAACTATAGAATTAAAATATGTAAAGAGTAAAATGCTTGAGGGTGGAATTGGTTACTTAAGACTTACTCAATTTGGAGATAATGTTTATCCTGATATGAAAAAAGCATTAGAAGGATTACAAGCAAAAGGTATGAAAGCTTTAATTTTAGACTTAAGAAGTAACCCAGGTGGAGAATTAGGACAATCAATAAAAATTGCTTCGATGTTTATAGAAAAAGGTAAAATTGTAAGTACAAGACAAAAGAAGGGTGAAGAAACAGTTTACTCAAGAGAAGGTAAATATTTTGGAAATTTCCCTATGGTTGTTTTAATAAATGGTGGTAGTGCTTCAGCTTCAGAAATTGTTTCAGGAGCATTGAAAGATTATAAGAGAGCAACACTTATAGGTGAAAAGTCATTTGGAAAGGGTAGTGTACAAACTTTACTTCCTTTACCTGATGGAGATGGAATAAAAATAACTATTGCTAAATATTATACTCCAAATGGAATTTCTATAGATGGAACTGGAATAGAACCTGATAAAAAAGTAGAAGATAAGGATTATTACCTAATCTCAGATGGAACTATAACTAATATAGATGAAAATCAACAAAAAGAAAATAAAAAAGAAATTATAAAAGAAGTTAAAGGTGAAAAGGCTGCAAAAGAAGTAGATACACATAAAGATATACAACTAGAAGCAGCAATTAAATTCTTAAATACACCAACACAAAAGAATACACCTTCACCAAAGAAATAG
- the rsmI gene encoding 16S rRNA (cytidine(1402)-2'-O)-methyltransferase, with translation MLYIVATPIGNLEDMTFRAIRTLKEVDYIFAEDTRVTRKLLDHYEIKNTVYRYDEHTKQHQVANIINLLKEEKNIALVTDAGTPCISDPGYEVVDEAHKNNIKVVAIPGASALTASASIAGISMRRFCFEGFLPKKKGRQTLLKQLAEEKERTIVIYESPFRIEKTLRDIETFMGKREVVIVREITKIYEEVLRGSTTELIEKLEKNPIKGEIVLLVEGQQKGGNKYVDDTD, from the coding sequence ATGCTATATATAGTTGCAACGCCAATAGGAAATTTAGAAGATATGACTTTTAGAGCTATAAGAACTTTAAAAGAAGTTGACTATATTTTTGCAGAAGATACAAGAGTAACAAGAAAATTATTAGATCACTATGAGATAAAAAATACAGTCTACAGATACGATGAGCATACTAAGCAACATCAGGTAGCTAATATAATAAATCTTTTAAAAGAAGAAAAGAACATTGCTTTAGTCACTGATGCAGGAACTCCTTGTATATCTGATCCAGGTTATGAAGTGGTTGATGAAGCTCATAAAAATAATATAAAGGTTGTAGCTATTCCTGGTGCTAGTGCACTGACTGCATCAGCCTCTATTGCAGGTATAAGTATGAGACGTTTTTGTTTTGAGGGTTTTCTACCTAAGAAAAAAGGTAGACAAACTCTTCTAAAACAATTAGCAGAAGAAAAAGAAAGAACTATAGTTATCTATGAATCTCCTTTTAGAATAGAAAAAACTCTAAGAGACATAGAGACTTTTATGGGAAAAAGAGAAGTTGTTATTGTTAGGGAAATAACAAAAATTTATGAAGAAGTTTTGAGAGGAAGTACTACTGAACTTATAGAAAAGCTAGAAAAAAATCCTATAAAGG